Genomic segment of Streptomyces sp. NBC_01210:
TGTCCATGACGTACTTCCTGTGCGGTTGTTACGCCGCAATTACCGGGAGAGGAACAGTAGATGAGCACCCACGTCATGGTGGTCGCGGACCGCTTCACAGGCTTTGTGCACTCGGACGACGTCCGCACCATCTCCGGGCTGACCGCGGAGATCAACAAGGGCGTGTTCGACGACGGACAGGGCGAGGTCCTGCTGCACGGCGGCCAGGGCGTCGGCAGCTTCGAGCGCGGTTACCTCCAGCAGGCCATCGACCGGCGCAAACTGACCGACCGGATCCGCTTCACCGGCGAGCAGGTGGAGCCGGAGGGCCGCGATGTAGTGCACAAACACAGCGAGAACAACGTTCTGCTGGCCAACCTCCGCCACGTGGACGGCGCGCGTTACACCGCGGACATCCGGGTGCACGGCGACAACGAACTGCTGCTGGACCACCAGACCGGAGAGCATGTCCAGGGCATGGTCATCGTCGAGGCGGTGCGCCAGCTGTTCGTCGGAGTCTTCGAGTGCGGGTACCGCAACCGCTGGCCGCTCAGCGATTTCTACATCGTCTGGAACTCCATGAACCTGACGTTCGAGAACTTCCTCTTCCCGCTTCCCGCGCAAATACGATGCACAGTGAACGAACTTTCGGTCGACAAGCCGGAAAGGCAGCTGGACTTCGCCCTCGATGTGGAGCTGTATCAGAGCGGAAAACTGACGGCTTCCGGCAGGGTCGGATTCTCCGGATTTCCCAGCCAGAAGATCGCCGTACTCGAGCGTCGCAAGGCCCAGAAGGCGCTCAAGGGTCTTCTTGAGACCAGCGCCTGACCTCTTCACTTCTCACTCCCTTTTCCAGGAGGAATCCTCGTGTCCGCACGCCTGTTGCTCGTGACCGAAGTGCCGGTGCAGAGCGAAGAGATCGACAAGACCATCGCGGCCTGGACCGCGCACAACGCCGCCTTCGAGCACCCCGGCTCCGTGCTCTACCGCTCGCTCGACGACGCGGGTCTGCTGGTGGAGCTGACTCCGGTCAGTGGCCTCGCGGAGATCGCCGAGCGCGATGCGGCCCAGCGGGAGCTGGCGGCCACCATCGCGCCCGCTCTGGCCGGCGACTTCCGCCGCCAGGTCGTCGAGTTCGTCGAGGCGCCGAAGGACACCGACGATCCGCTGCCGGCGACTCCGTACATCCAGCTGAGGCATGTCGAGGTCAAGCCGCCGGTGCACGAGGCCTACCGGGAGTGGCGGGACCGCACGATCTTCGACGTCGTACGCACACACGACGAGGTCGAGGTCTTCCTCGCCTACCACTCCCTGCTGAGCACCGAGCCCGGAGTGCTGTTCGTCTCCGGATTCTCCGTCGAACCCGACGTCTACCAGGCGGTGTTTACCTCTCCCCGGTACCAGGACATCGTCAGGCAGGCCGGGGATACGTACATCACCGACCGGGGTCTCTACACCCGGATCTACGCCCGCGTCGAGAACTGAGGGGCCGCAACGATGACTGAGCTGAAGGAGACGGACCGTGATGTGGCCGTCGTCAGCGGCGCCACCGGCGGAATCGGCGGCGCGGTCGTGGAGCGGCTGGCCGCGGACGGGGCACGCGTGGTGCTGCTCGGCCGTGACGCGGCCCGGCTGGAAGCGGCCCGCAAGCGCATCGCCGAGCGGCTCGCCGAGAGTGGCGACGGAACGCACGAGCTCACTGCCGTGGTCCTCGACATCAACGAGACCGCGTCGGTCGAAGAGGGCATCGCCTGGGTGTTGGGGCGTTTCGGCCGGATCGACGTGCTGGTGAACGCCGCGGGCGACGGACCGGTGGCTCCCCTGCTCGAGTCCACCGACGAGCAGTGGAACACCACGGTCAACAGCAAGCTGTTCGGCGCGATACGGCTCACCAGGGCCGTCGCCCGGACCATGGTGGAACGCGGAGCGGGCCGGATCGTCTTCATCAACGGCTCGTTCCGCCGCGAGCCCGATCCGCTCTTTGTGATCAACGGAGTCACCAACGCCGGGCTCGGCGGCTTCGCCAAGGCGATCTCCCGCGACCTGGGCAGGAGCGGACTGCGGGTCAACACCGTGGACCCGGGTGCGACCGACACCGATCTGTGGACGCAGACCCTCGCGGACCTCGGCCGGCGCTTCGGCATCAGCCCCGAGCAGGTGGGCGAGGACTTCCTCGGCAAGACGCCGTACGGATCACTGCCGACGCCCGCCGATGTCGCCGAGGCGGTGGCCTATCTCGTGTCGCCCGGCGCCGCGCAGATCAACGGTGCCTCGATCACCGTCGACGGCGGCGCCTCGGTGGCGCTGTAGGTGGAGGAAGCCGAGATGGTCACCACGGCCCAGACATCCCCCTCCGCTGCCGAGCGTTCCAGGGCGGCGGCCTGGCGCGCGGCCGTCGTCGCCGCGGCCGCGACCTGCTGCGCGGTCTCCACGATCTATATGACGCAGCCGGTCTTCCCCGAGATCGCCGCATCACTGAAGGTCGGCCCGGAGGACGCCCGGTTGGTCTTCACCGTGGCGAGCTTCGCGTACGCCCTGTCGTTCTTTCTCTTCGGGCCGCTCTCCGACCGGTTCAGCAGCAAGGTGCTGGGCGGCAGCGGAGCGCTGACAGTCGCCGCGCTGATCTCCTTTGCGGCGGTGGTGCCCGACTTCGGCGTGTTCGCGCTGCTGCTCGCCGTGGCCGGGATCGCGGCCGCCGCGGTACCGGCCGCGATGATCGCGCTGATGCCAAGGATCGCTCCCGACGGTCTGGTCGGTGTCTTCTTCGGACTGATCATCGGGGCCACGGTCGCCGGCATCACCCTCGGGCGCTCCTTCACCGGCGTCGTCGCCGGGTGGGCCGACTGGCACAGGGCGGTGCTGCTGCTCGCGGCGCTCAATGTGCTGACCGCGGTGCTGCTGCGCCTGCTGCCGACACCGCGCGCGGGCGACCGCCGGACCCGCAAGCCGGTGGGGCAGGCGTATCTGGCGGCGCTGCGGATGTTCGGACAGGGGCCCGTGGTGCGGCTGTTCGGGGTCGGGGCGCTGCTGTTCTTCGGCTATCTCGGACTCGTCACGTTTCTGACGTACCGGCTGCAGGGCGCCCCCTTCCACTTCAGCGCCGGTGCGATCGGCACGGTGAGCCTGATCGGTCTGACCGGCGTGCTGGGTGCACCGCTGGCCGGACGGCTGAGCAGTCGGATCGCGCCGCGCCATGTGGTGCTGCTGGGCCTCG
This window contains:
- a CDS encoding MFS transporter, encoding MVTTAQTSPSAAERSRAAAWRAAVVAAAATCCAVSTIYMTQPVFPEIAASLKVGPEDARLVFTVASFAYALSFFLFGPLSDRFSSKVLGGSGALTVAALISFAAVVPDFGVFALLLAVAGIAAAAVPAAMIALMPRIAPDGLVGVFFGLIIGATVAGITLGRSFTGVVAGWADWHRAVLLLAALNVLTAVLLRLLPTPRAGDRRTRKPVGQAYLAALRMFGQGPVVRLFGVGALLFFGYLGLVTFLTYRLQGAPFHFSAGAIGTVSLIGLTGVLGAPLAGRLSSRIAPRHVVLLGLGLVLAGVAALGAASGTALLVVGMLLLFLGVFSCQPAVLVLLAQSVPQEQRGAASSMYMLVCLLAGSAASAALGPVWTGGGWGAVVATGAGSVGLAAALAALGFRDNTAEGSGSR
- a CDS encoding AfsA-related hotdog domain-containing protein encodes the protein MSTHVMVVADRFTGFVHSDDVRTISGLTAEINKGVFDDGQGEVLLHGGQGVGSFERGYLQQAIDRRKLTDRIRFTGEQVEPEGRDVVHKHSENNVLLANLRHVDGARYTADIRVHGDNELLLDHQTGEHVQGMVIVEAVRQLFVGVFECGYRNRWPLSDFYIVWNSMNLTFENFLFPLPAQIRCTVNELSVDKPERQLDFALDVELYQSGKLTASGRVGFSGFPSQKIAVLERRKAQKALKGLLETSA
- a CDS encoding SDR family NAD(P)-dependent oxidoreductase — protein: MTELKETDRDVAVVSGATGGIGGAVVERLAADGARVVLLGRDAARLEAARKRIAERLAESGDGTHELTAVVLDINETASVEEGIAWVLGRFGRIDVLVNAAGDGPVAPLLESTDEQWNTTVNSKLFGAIRLTRAVARTMVERGAGRIVFINGSFRREPDPLFVINGVTNAGLGGFAKAISRDLGRSGLRVNTVDPGATDTDLWTQTLADLGRRFGISPEQVGEDFLGKTPYGSLPTPADVAEAVAYLVSPGAAQINGASITVDGGASVAL